A region from the Vicia villosa cultivar HV-30 ecotype Madison, WI linkage group LG3, Vvil1.0, whole genome shotgun sequence genome encodes:
- the LOC131659924 gene encoding uncharacterized protein LOC131659924, which produces MEDDWHIFFGCGATFHCWRATGLYDVILPRLQSFHDAKSIIFDICSKEDSRTAGHFAVMLDVIWNNRNNVVWNNEQQEASTLGMQAFYRWQDWYSAQKWNQINNSDQVIIAWNPPDTGWLKCNVDAGFNHIHGTTNRGWCVRDNRGRFILAGTAWDSNFRSIVEAEALALKEAILDAIANQFEKVIFESDSQKVVQAIHSKHCGNSEFSLLILSIQSLLQLYVNFEVKFVKRQANMVAHSLAKTAYSWPRRNVFNLPPPCIEFLLINESC; this is translated from the coding sequence ATGGAAGATGATTGGCATATTTTCTTCGGGTGTGGGGCTACTTTTCATTGTTGGAGGGCAACAGGTTTGTACGATGTTATCTTACCCCGACTTCAATCTTTTCATGATGCCAAATCTATTATCTTTGATATTTGTTCTAAAGAAGATAGTCGGACTGCAGGGCATTTTGCTGTTATGTTAGATGTAATCTGGAATAATAGAAACAATGTTGTTTGGAATAACGAGCAACAAGAAGCTTCTACTCTTGGTATGCAAGCTTTTTATAGATGGCAGGATTGGTATTCAGCGCAAAAGTGGAACCAGATTAATAATTCCGATCAAGTCATAATAGCTTGGAACCCGCCTGACACAGGATGGTTGAAATGCAATGTAGACGCGGGTTTTAATCATATTCATGGTACTACTAATAGGGGATGGTGTGTGCGAGATAACCGTGGTAGATTTATCTTAGCAGGTACCGCTTGGGATTCAAACTTTCGTTCCATTGTCGAAGCAGAGGCATTGGCGCTTAAGGAAGCAATTCTTGACGCTATAGCTAACCAGTTTGAAAAAGTCATTTTTGAAAGTGATTCCCAAAAAGTGGTTCAAGCGATCCATTCCAAGCATTGTGGAAACTCCGAATTTAGTTTGCTTATTTTATCTATTCAAAGTTTGTTACAATTGTATGTCAACTTTgaggtgaagtttgttaaacgtcaagcgaatatggttgcccaCTCGTTAGCGAAGACGGCCTATTCATGGCCTAGGCGTAATGTCTTTAATTTACCTCCTCCTTGTATTGAGTTCCTTTTGATTAATGAAAGCTGTTAA
- the LOC131657365 gene encoding sister chromatid cohesion 1 protein 3 gives MFYSQTFLARKGRLSTVWIAAHLQHRLKKSQCTSTDIPSTVQHIMDPGVPIALRMSAHLLLGVVRIYSKKVDYLLNDCNIVRTVLYKVFAAVSNHTLPEDGMQAPVHTITMPSTFELDALSLSNEMDVNGYEDHHMKSVEDITLPDQNPTVQENYVTIRFDEDATFSSPNTQPLPDSDARPIVEDFIPQSPGTNGADFQDAGPRSHSESHATDHSGDGNVPITEEAIPVENIRDAITEHVTDHDYDAIGNLQNSGLNDTELNKDLNQNMNEKDPIPEMIDETRAEPSSIRPAGPSTPITSHDGASDAQVYGGQNSEPTLAQVIPSAQPEQVQDQRQQRGRKRKQFFDDPIVLTNRFMRENLNNTRNILRKRKDGASSPRDTWKLKNKRLKENFFDQPLFTGVCNELLNIHNREYISSKPHLVISEEDHMDSTTSTPPINQIVDEPMTDAHEIIDNAPEIIDNVTITVEETENVRSVANPPPTTPTQNMDTELIIEGTNKSPVKGNGATPTSISEASERPYGATSPRAHISEIGSPSTCQDTTIPNYDMSDFPDTNILNDSAEKGEFWFLEEDNNNTPATTSSQSTSTTSIGSLTGRARGLAKYLQDYSPCTPIPEQPAEDFSLNKMLEGKTRKIAARMFFEVLVLKTHDLIDVNQEEPYGDVSFKLTPTLSNAKI, from the exons atgTTTTACTCTCAGACGTTTTTGGCGCGAAAAGGACGGCTCTCAACTGTTTGGATTGCTGCTCATCTTCAACACAGACTCAAGAAATCTCAATGCACGTCCACTGATATCCCTTCCACCGTTC AACATATAATGGATCCTGGGGTTCCCATTGCATTGAGAATGTCAGCTCACCTACTCTTAGGTGTTGTTCGTATTTATTCGAAGAAGGTTGATTATCTTCTCAATGATTGCAATATTGTTCGTACTGTTTTATACAAAGTATTTGCTGCCGTGTCAAATCATACATTACCCGAGGACGGGATGCAAGCACCTGTTCATACTATCACCATGCCATCCACTTTTGAGCTTGATGCGCTTAGCTTGAGCAATGAAATGGATGTTAATGGGTACGAGGATCATCACATGAAGAGTGTAGAAGATATTACTCTTCCAG ATCAAAATCCTACTGTACAGGAGAATTATGTGACTATACGTTTCGACGAG GACGCAACATTTAGTTCTCCCAACACACAACCGCTTCCGGATTCTGATGCAAGACCAATAGTGGAAGA CTTTATTCCCCAATCTCCAGGGACAAACGGAGCAGATTTTCAAGATGCTGGTCCAAGATCCCATTCAGAGTCACATGCTACCGATCATAGTGGTGATGGTAACGTACCCATTACAGAAGAGGCAATACCAGTGGAGAATATCCGTGATGCCATTACAGAACATGTTACCGATCATGATTATGATGCTATTGGAAATCTACAAAACTCTGGGCTTAATGATACCGAACTCAATAAGGATCTCAACCAAAATATGAATGAAAAGGATCCGATTCCTGAAATGATTGATGAGACCCGCGCTGAACCCTCATCAATTCGACCTGCTGGTCCATCAACTCCAATTACATCTCATGATGGTGCCTCAGATGCACAAGTTTATGGAG GCCAAAATTCGGAACCAACTTTAGCGCAAGTTATTCCTAGCGCTCAACCTGAGCAGGTACAGGATCAGAGGCAACAAAGAGGAAGGAAGAGAAAACAATTCTTCGATGATCCCATAGTGTTAACCAATAG ATTCATGAGGGAAAACCTTAATAATACTCGCAATATACTGCGGAAGAGAAAAGACGGTGCTTCCTCTCCTCGGGATACATGGAAGCTGAAAAACAAACgattaaaagagaatttttttgACCAACCTTTATTTACAG GAGTATGCAACGAACTTCTAAACATTCACAACAGGGAATATATAAGTTCAAAACCCCACTTGGTCATCTCTGAGGAAGATCATATGGATAGTACTACTAGTACTCCTCCAATTAATCAAATTGTCGACGAGCCAATGACGGATGCTCATGAGATTATTGATAATGCACCTGAGATTATTGATAATGTGACAATAACTGTGGAGGAAACTGAAAACGTCCGTTCCGTTGCTAATCCTCCTCCTACTACCCCAACTCAGAATATGGACACTGAACTCATTATTGAAGGTACTAACAAGAGTCCTGTTAAAGGAAATGGTGCAACACCTACTTCAATTTCTGAGGCATCGGAGAGGCCATATGGTGCGACTTCACCTCGTGCTCATATATCCGAAATTGGATCCCCTAGCACTTGTCAAGATACCACAATTCCGAACTATGACATGTCAGACTTTCCAGATACAAATATACTCAACGATTCTGCTGAAAAAGGA gagttttggtttcttgaagaagacaacaacaacacaCCCGCCACTACCA GTTCACAAAGCACAAGCACAACAAGTATTGGCTCATTAACTGGAAGGGCTAG GGGTCTAGCTAAATATTTGCAAGATTATTCTCCATGTACTCCAATTCCGGAGCAGCCTGCTGAAGATTTTAGCTTGAACAAGATGTTGGAAGGGAAAACCAGAAAGATTGCTGCTCGGATGTTCTTCGAAGTTTTG GTGTTGAAGACTCATGATCTTATTGATGTAAACCAAGAGGAGCCTTATGGTGATGTCAGCTTCAAATTGACCCCAACACTTTCAAATgctaaaatttga